One region of Lytechinus pictus isolate F3 Inbred chromosome 8, Lp3.0, whole genome shotgun sequence genomic DNA includes:
- the LOC135154986 gene encoding uncharacterized protein LOC135154986 codes for MDNGTLSGFAVEYKVSYDRLTWIVVSVIIFAVLLLGVIVQLVRLIYHRIRGRLPCLTREYKDTKRSKKDGVLKAVKSKCDDEPDQDTERREADGMLATAGYKDAGEPDRDRMESNWWCSCGNCPVMQPDVQCLCCRELKRCREIQTNGCIIDSKEFQVICLNKPSLRVFLSLRSKDHRIPGNMGNESYRFAAYRIWSDYLHGYMGKGVRRPLPACVVTRVRQEFPEETGVYVGFELGKRGEKESKCLLPEQ; via the exons atggacaaTGGCACGCTGAGCGGGTTCGCCGTAGAATATAAAG TGTCATATGATCGTTTGACCTGGATAGTTGTAAGCGTGATAATTTTTGCCGTACTTCTACTAGGAGTGATTGTCCAGTTGGTGCGCCTGATCTATCACCGAATACGTGGACGCTTGCCCTGTTTAACACGAG agTATAAAGATACAAAAAGAAGCAAGAAGGATGGGGTATTAAAGGCAGTCAAAAGTAAATGTGATGATGAACCTGACCAAGATACCGAGAGAAGGGAGGCTGATGGGATGTTAGCGACAGCTGGGTATAAAGATGCAGGTGAACCTGACAGAGACAGGATGGAGAGCAATTGGTGGTGTTCGTGTGGGAACTGTCCTGTGATGCAGCCTGATGTACAGTGCCTTTGTTGCCGTGAACTCAAGAGATGTCGTGAAATTCAGACCAATGGGTGTATAATTGATTCTAAAGAATTCCAAGTCATATGTCTTAACAAACCATCTCTTCGAGTGTTTCTCTCTTTGAGGAGCAAAGACCATCGAATTCCTGGAAATATGGGGAACGA ATCATATCGGTTTGCCGCTTACAGGATTTGGTCAGATTACTTACACGGATACATGGGTAAAGGAGTTCGAAGGCCTCTTCCAGCCTGCGTGGTGACACGAGTACGCCAAGAGTTCCCCGAGGAGACAGGTGTCTACGTTGGCTTCGAATTGGGGAAACGTGGGGAGAAG GAATCAAAGTGCCTCTTACCCGAACAATGA